The following coding sequences lie in one Thalassoglobus polymorphus genomic window:
- a CDS encoding cupredoxin domain-containing protein, which translates to MMIRMQTQQTFLAVLFLSVVTMSGCDPSVRREGVGGGARSPVHVTLLTEGGLGESEAEAIQNAGPKITEFGTVRGKISVEGALPNFAPLLAQGEPTKDAICSEMAVPNQSAVGENGGLGNVFIYLKRVPNVDVPAPPTEQIDFDQQGCVFIPHAQVVQVGQPILLKNSDPVAHNVNVKGQANTFNSTITPLNAANVNYQFEFAESKPALVICDFHVWMSSYVMPVDHPWATVTNMDGTFEIPNAPATNLEFVIWHEKLGYIERSLSVDVPANGEASPIEITVSADKLAK; encoded by the coding sequence ATGATGATTCGTATGCAAACTCAACAGACATTTCTTGCCGTCCTATTCTTGTCGGTGGTGACAATGAGTGGTTGCGATCCTTCTGTTCGACGTGAAGGCGTCGGTGGAGGGGCTCGTAGCCCAGTCCACGTGACACTGCTCACCGAAGGTGGTTTAGGCGAGTCGGAAGCTGAAGCAATTCAAAATGCTGGCCCGAAGATCACAGAGTTTGGGACAGTACGAGGCAAAATTTCAGTTGAAGGAGCCCTCCCCAACTTTGCACCTTTACTTGCACAAGGCGAGCCAACGAAAGATGCAATCTGCAGCGAAATGGCAGTTCCGAACCAGTCAGCAGTCGGCGAAAACGGTGGACTTGGAAACGTCTTTATCTATTTGAAACGCGTACCAAATGTCGATGTTCCTGCACCTCCAACTGAGCAAATCGATTTTGATCAACAAGGGTGTGTTTTCATTCCACACGCCCAAGTTGTTCAGGTTGGACAACCTATCTTGTTAAAAAATTCAGATCCCGTTGCTCACAACGTGAACGTCAAAGGACAAGCAAACACATTCAATTCAACCATCACTCCTTTGAACGCTGCAAATGTCAATTACCAATTTGAATTTGCTGAATCAAAACCAGCATTAGTGATCTGTGACTTCCATGTCTGGATGTCATCATACGTGATGCCGGTTGATCATCCCTGGGCGACTGTCACAAACATGGATGGCACTTTTGAAATCCCAAATGCACCAGCGACAAACTTAGAATTTGTCATCTGGCATGAAAAGCTTGGTTATATTGAACGCTCATTGTCGGTTGATGTCCCCGCGAACGGAGAAGCGTCCCCTATCGAAATCACAGTCAGTGCCGACAAGCTGGCAAAATAG
- a CDS encoding carboxypeptidase-like regulatory domain-containing protein: MINRKHNQFLILLALVFVTGCAPKADRESTNVEPASDVDISVGEVAVEEVEEAPAPSEPAAAPSNTETATASSKESAPAAAAPKKEMAKPSETAKPAETPTPNATASHTGPAKFFGRVSVKGTAPNLPPLLEKGAETKDAICADVAVPNEKAVVSKDGGLANVFVYMKRAPKSGVPAPKQDEVVEIDQKGCVFLPHAKIVRVGQPVLLKNSDPVAHNVNVKGFQNSYNNVVTANGSTEHTFEFVEGTPALTGCDFHTFMTAYILPLDHPWGAVTDENGNFEITDLPDGTWTFVLWHEAVGYVERSVKVEAAQNTAVEMKFEVNASKLSQ; encoded by the coding sequence ATGATTAATCGCAAGCACAATCAGTTCCTGATCTTGCTGGCACTCGTGTTTGTCACGGGTTGTGCCCCCAAAGCAGATCGTGAATCGACAAATGTCGAACCTGCCTCAGACGTCGACATCTCAGTAGGTGAAGTCGCAGTCGAGGAAGTAGAGGAAGCTCCCGCACCGAGTGAACCTGCAGCAGCACCTAGCAACACAGAGACTGCAACAGCCTCTTCGAAAGAATCAGCACCAGCTGCAGCGGCACCAAAGAAAGAAATGGCCAAGCCGTCAGAGACAGCAAAACCTGCTGAAACTCCAACTCCAAATGCGACAGCTAGTCATACAGGACCAGCGAAATTTTTCGGTCGAGTCTCAGTCAAAGGGACCGCTCCAAACTTACCGCCTCTATTAGAAAAAGGCGCTGAAACTAAGGATGCCATCTGTGCCGATGTCGCTGTCCCGAATGAAAAGGCAGTCGTCTCGAAAGATGGTGGCCTTGCGAATGTCTTTGTCTACATGAAAAGAGCTCCTAAATCAGGTGTCCCCGCACCTAAGCAAGACGAAGTTGTCGAAATTGACCAAAAAGGTTGTGTCTTCTTGCCACACGCTAAAATTGTTCGTGTTGGCCAGCCAGTTTTATTGAAGAACTCCGACCCAGTTGCTCACAACGTCAACGTCAAAGGTTTTCAAAACTCCTATAACAATGTTGTGACAGCCAATGGCAGCACAGAGCATACATTTGAATTCGTAGAAGGGACACCGGCGTTGACCGGCTGTGACTTCCACACCTTTATGACTGCTTACATCCTTCCCTTGGATCACCCTTGGGGAGCTGTTACAGATGAGAATGGGAATTTTGAGATCACCGATCTCCCTGATGGAACTTGGACCTTTGTTTTGTGGCATGAAGCGGTCGGATATGTTGAACGCTCCGTCAAAGTTGAAGCTGCCCAAAACACTGCCGTTGAAATGAAATTTGAAGTCAATGCGTCAAAATTGTCGCAGTAA
- a CDS encoding c-type cytochrome has product MSPYAQDYLDKVLLTYFGEPTEMVAWDKLPLNMHYAQGTVQDGSGRQLSLELSEPHTAIPEGTEVLWMGGNLAGQPSSWIKTWNEEKHLATLEMPLASNPDEGTPVILGPGEILADGRMLYAEHCQHCHGVTGDGMGPTAPYLNPKPRDYRRGIFKFTTTQSSKKASRHDLKNVIENGVPGTYMPSFKLLTEEESTAITEYVMWLAMRGEVEYQLIRLLGDGYSLEAIADRTEDGSETATEIQNEFLESVNDPDSFPAEVDSIVSRLANDWESSQEEASEVRPLTPRVPYSKESIAKGRALYLKDSLKCAQCHGEAGFGDGSQTLAVSKDEAGQDNVGLGLYDTWGNHVKPRNLHTGIYRGGRRPIDLYSRLYAGIKGTPMPAFSTTLLRRSNPEDPNSEMTDEDIWHLVNYIYSVPFEDVQAGSESQAVDPAPASDDPTENEVAAK; this is encoded by the coding sequence TTGTCGCCCTATGCGCAAGATTATCTGGATAAGGTCCTCCTGACTTACTTCGGTGAGCCGACCGAGATGGTCGCTTGGGACAAACTCCCCTTGAATATGCACTACGCACAAGGGACTGTCCAAGATGGATCAGGACGACAATTGTCACTAGAACTCAGCGAACCACACACTGCGATTCCCGAGGGGACTGAAGTCCTTTGGATGGGTGGGAACCTTGCTGGCCAGCCGAGTTCATGGATTAAAACTTGGAACGAAGAAAAACATCTTGCAACCCTTGAGATGCCGCTCGCTTCAAACCCTGATGAAGGGACACCGGTTATCTTAGGTCCAGGAGAAATTCTGGCGGATGGACGCATGCTGTATGCAGAACATTGTCAGCATTGCCATGGCGTCACTGGAGATGGTATGGGACCGACAGCTCCCTACCTGAACCCAAAACCACGCGACTACCGCAGAGGAATTTTCAAGTTCACTACTACGCAGAGTTCAAAGAAAGCAAGTCGTCACGACCTTAAGAACGTCATTGAAAATGGTGTTCCGGGGACTTACATGCCCTCTTTCAAACTTCTCACAGAAGAAGAATCGACGGCTATCACAGAGTATGTCATGTGGCTAGCAATGCGTGGAGAAGTCGAATACCAATTGATTCGTTTACTAGGTGATGGATACTCACTTGAAGCCATTGCAGACAGAACTGAAGATGGTTCTGAAACTGCTACTGAAATTCAAAATGAGTTTCTCGAATCGGTGAACGATCCCGATTCATTTCCAGCTGAGGTCGACTCAATTGTCAGTCGTCTTGCCAATGACTGGGAATCGTCACAAGAAGAAGCTTCTGAAGTTCGTCCTTTAACTCCTCGTGTCCCGTATTCGAAAGAGTCAATTGCCAAAGGTCGAGCATTATATCTTAAAGATAGTTTGAAATGTGCCCAGTGCCATGGTGAAGCTGGATTTGGAGATGGCTCACAGACGCTAGCAGTATCGAAGGATGAAGCTGGCCAGGATAACGTTGGCCTCGGCTTGTACGACACTTGGGGAAATCATGTCAAACCAAGAAACTTACACACCGGTATTTACCGAGGTGGTCGTCGTCCAATCGACTTGTATTCTCGACTGTATGCTGGAATTAAGGGAACACCTATGCCAGCGTTTTCGACGACTTTGCTTCGTCGATCAAATCCTGAAGATCCGAATTCAGAAATGACGGATGAAGATATTTGGCACCTTGTCAACTACATCTACAGCGTTCCGTTTGAAGATGTTCAAGCTGGCTCGGAATCTCAAGCGGTTGATCCAGCACCTGCGAGTGATGACCCGACTGAGAATGAAGTCGCAGCGAAGTAG
- a CDS encoding cytochrome c oxidase subunit II, whose amino-acid sequence MKWFWCLFFAFWPTLTVALCLASPGLGWWFPGEAASPLGQRIDDLFYLILIICTIAFIGTQAGLAYVLFRGAYDTEPEAVTKKAWHSHGSHELEVIWSVIPAIVLLFIAFYQMDVWAEYRVKSAFPRDKMETALKRVNQKRTTKDSLALAEVTARQFEWLIRYPGFNDDGTLKPLMKDPQPTDLYAVNDLHLPASAPVMINLRTMDVQHSFFLPELRIKQDAVPGLTIPIWLEANKQQTYQLLCAELCGWGHYKMKARFVAESDENFIEYLRQLEREQNEDRVDDEPEPSDE is encoded by the coding sequence GTGAAGTGGTTTTGGTGTTTATTCTTTGCATTCTGGCCAACTCTAACAGTCGCACTCTGTTTAGCGTCGCCAGGTTTAGGGTGGTGGTTTCCCGGTGAAGCCGCTTCACCCTTGGGACAGCGCATTGACGATTTGTTCTATTTGATTCTCATCATTTGCACGATTGCCTTTATTGGAACTCAAGCGGGTCTTGCATATGTGTTGTTCCGCGGTGCGTATGACACAGAACCAGAAGCTGTAACCAAGAAAGCCTGGCACTCTCATGGTAGTCATGAGTTGGAAGTGATCTGGAGTGTTATCCCAGCGATCGTCCTGCTGTTCATTGCATTTTATCAAATGGACGTTTGGGCGGAATATCGTGTGAAAAGCGCGTTCCCTCGTGATAAGATGGAAACCGCCCTGAAACGAGTGAATCAAAAGCGAACGACAAAAGACAGCTTAGCACTGGCAGAAGTGACTGCTCGTCAGTTCGAATGGCTCATTCGGTATCCAGGGTTCAACGATGACGGAACCCTGAAGCCACTCATGAAAGACCCTCAGCCAACAGATCTTTACGCTGTTAACGATTTGCATTTGCCAGCAAGTGCTCCCGTAATGATCAACCTGAGAACAATGGATGTTCAGCACTCATTCTTCTTGCCAGAACTACGTATTAAGCAAGATGCAGTTCCAGGACTAACAATCCCGATCTGGCTTGAAGCAAACAAGCAACAGACATATCAGCTTCTCTGTGCAGAATTGTGCGGATGGGGTCACTACAAAATGAAAGCCCGATTCGTTGCGGAATCGGATGAAAACTTTATTGAATACCTTCGTCAACTGGAGCGTGAACAAAACGAAGATCGCGTTGACGATGAACCAGAACCCAGTGACGAGTAG
- a CDS encoding cytochrome c oxidase subunit I, protein MSSVAATADSAGHDHDHGHHAHVDDHLALLKAVPFWSTDHKVIGIQFLLTTLVMMMVGGALALGVRWQLAFPWENMPIIGAFFPASAGGQVTPEFYTMLFTMHATVMIFLVIIPVLAGAFGNFLIPLMIGADDMAFPLLNALSFWVMLPAIFFFGMSFVWNDGWGPNAGPGAGWTSYPALSAIKAAAPGSGWAQFWWLMGVTCVGFSSMMGSINYMTTIINMRAPGMTLLRMPLTIWGMFITAVLQAFALPVLTAAGFMLVADRTLGTCFFIPSGLVVNNAAPTVGGGQTLLWQHLFWFYSHPAVYIMVLPAMGMVSDMLACMSRKPIFGYKPMVYSLAAIAGLGFIVWGHHMFISGMNPALGMTFMISTIMIALPSAVKVFNWIGTIWGGKPEFNVIFLNCVAFVSMFIVGGLSGIFMAAVPVDIYIHDTYFIVAHFHYVLFGSTLFAVFGAIHFWYPKMFGRFMSEGWGKLHFFLTFIGFNGTFFPMHLLGVAGMPRRYADPYLYPYLEHLLPLNQFMTVSAAVMGFAQFILIGNFIFSLFSSRKAGRNPWNANGLEWHAPSPPGHGNFDIPAVVYRGPYEYSSPEHDSDYWPQAEVPKPVVEHESETTPKIAPA, encoded by the coding sequence GTGAGTTCAGTCGCAGCCACAGCAGATTCAGCCGGACACGATCACGACCATGGGCATCACGCACATGTGGATGATCATCTTGCTTTGTTAAAAGCCGTACCTTTCTGGTCGACAGATCATAAGGTCATCGGTATTCAGTTTCTTCTCACCACCTTAGTGATGATGATGGTGGGAGGAGCATTGGCCTTGGGTGTGCGCTGGCAACTTGCATTCCCGTGGGAAAACATGCCCATAATTGGTGCTTTTTTCCCTGCCTCTGCAGGTGGGCAGGTCACTCCCGAATTTTACACCATGCTATTCACGATGCATGCAACAGTGATGATCTTCCTGGTGATCATTCCTGTTCTTGCTGGTGCGTTCGGGAACTTCCTGATACCGCTGATGATAGGTGCGGACGACATGGCGTTTCCGCTGCTGAACGCATTGAGTTTTTGGGTCATGCTACCCGCGATTTTCTTCTTCGGAATGAGTTTCGTCTGGAATGATGGATGGGGTCCTAACGCTGGTCCAGGAGCTGGTTGGACATCGTACCCTGCACTCTCCGCAATCAAGGCAGCCGCACCGGGATCCGGCTGGGCACAGTTTTGGTGGTTGATGGGTGTGACATGTGTTGGATTCTCATCGATGATGGGATCGATTAACTACATGACTACGATCATTAACATGCGAGCACCTGGAATGACTTTGCTCAGGATGCCACTAACCATCTGGGGCATGTTTATTACCGCAGTCCTACAAGCATTTGCCCTGCCTGTTTTAACTGCTGCTGGATTTATGCTGGTTGCAGACCGAACCTTAGGAACATGCTTCTTTATCCCATCTGGATTGGTGGTGAACAATGCCGCACCGACCGTTGGTGGGGGACAGACGCTTCTTTGGCAACACCTGTTCTGGTTTTATTCGCACCCAGCGGTGTACATCATGGTCCTTCCCGCAATGGGAATGGTTTCAGATATGCTCGCTTGTATGTCACGCAAACCGATCTTCGGTTACAAGCCGATGGTTTATTCACTGGCAGCGATTGCTGGTCTCGGATTTATCGTGTGGGGTCACCACATGTTTATCTCGGGAATGAATCCAGCTCTCGGAATGACTTTCATGATTTCAACGATCATGATTGCACTTCCTTCAGCGGTGAAGGTGTTCAACTGGATCGGTACGATCTGGGGTGGAAAGCCCGAGTTTAATGTCATCTTTTTAAATTGTGTTGCTTTCGTCTCAATGTTTATCGTTGGTGGACTTTCCGGAATTTTCATGGCAGCAGTCCCTGTCGATATCTACATTCACGACACCTACTTCATTGTAGCTCACTTCCACTATGTCCTCTTCGGATCAACATTGTTTGCAGTCTTTGGAGCGATTCACTTCTGGTATCCGAAAATGTTCGGTCGCTTCATGAGTGAGGGATGGGGGAAGCTTCACTTCTTCCTGACTTTCATTGGTTTCAACGGAACGTTTTTCCCAATGCACCTGCTAGGTGTTGCCGGAATGCCGCGCCGTTACGCAGACCCTTACCTGTACCCTTACCTTGAACATCTTCTCCCACTAAATCAGTTCATGACAGTTTCTGCAGCCGTTATGGGATTTGCACAATTCATCCTGATCGGCAACTTCATCTTCAGCCTGTTTTCTAGTCGCAAAGCAGGTCGTAATCCCTGGAATGCGAACGGGCTCGAATGGCATGCTCCGTCGCCTCCGGGACATGGAAACTTCGATATTCCAGCTGTTGTTTATCGAGGCCCATATGAATATTCCAGCCCTGAGCATGATTCTGACTACTGGCCCCAAGCTGAGGTTCCAAAACCAGT